A single genomic interval of Chlorogloeopsis sp. ULAP01 harbors:
- a CDS encoding metalloregulator ArsR/SmtB family transcription factor — MKQTLPVPTEVVQQVAEYFGLLSEPMRLRLLHLLRDEEKCVQELVEATQTSQANVSKHLKVMWQAGILSRRSEGTCAYYRVEDEMIFELCNRVCDRLATRLEQQARNFRVLNGKP; from the coding sequence ATGAAACAAACGTTGCCTGTACCAACAGAAGTTGTACAACAAGTGGCTGAATATTTCGGCTTGTTGAGTGAGCCAATGCGCCTGCGGTTGTTACATTTATTGCGGGATGAAGAAAAATGCGTACAAGAATTGGTAGAGGCAACCCAAACGTCTCAGGCAAATGTATCAAAGCACCTGAAGGTAATGTGGCAAGCGGGAATTCTCAGCCGCCGCAGTGAGGGAACCTGTGCCTACTATCGGGTGGAAGATGAAATGATTTTTGAATTGTGCAATCGAGTTTGCGATCGCCTTGCCACCAGGTTAGAACAACAAGCCCGTAATTTTCGCGTCTTGAATGGCAAGCCCTAA
- the accB gene encoding acetyl-CoA carboxylase biotin carboxyl carrier protein produces the protein MPLDFNEIRQLLTTIAQTDITEVTLKSDDFEITVRKAAIATTGVGVSTGLSSVSPIAPSTTAPPTTEVSRTYEPPTSTSTPPSAAPSPIEQKKYLEVTSPMVGTFYRASAPGEAPFVEVGDRIRSGQTVCIIEAMKLMNEIEAEVSGQIIEILVQNGEPVEYGQPLMRINPD, from the coding sequence GTGCCATTAGACTTTAATGAAATTCGTCAGTTATTGACGACTATTGCACAAACTGACATTACAGAAGTAACGCTCAAAAGCGATGATTTTGAAATCACAGTACGTAAAGCTGCGATCGCCACTACAGGTGTTGGAGTAAGTACAGGATTGTCGTCTGTTTCGCCAATTGCACCCTCAACAACAGCGCCTCCAACCACAGAAGTAAGTCGTACCTACGAACCACCTACCAGCACAAGCACACCGCCGTCAGCCGCCCCATCACCGATTGAGCAAAAAAAATATCTAGAAGTCACTTCACCGATGGTGGGAACTTTTTACCGTGCCTCTGCTCCTGGTGAAGCACCGTTTGTAGAAGTAGGCGATCGCATCCGTAGCGGACAAACAGTGTGCATCATTGAAGCTATGAAGCTGATGAATGAAATCGAAGCTGAAGTATCCGGGCAAATCATTGAAATTCTCGTTCAAAATGGCGAACCTGTAGAATATGGTCAGCCTCTAATGCGAATTAATCCAGATTAA
- the efp gene encoding elongation factor P yields MISSNDFRPGVSIVLDGSVWRVVEFLHVKPGKGSAFVRTKLKNVQSGSVVERTFRAGETVPQATLEKSTMQHTYKEGDEYVFMDMETYEEGRLSAAQIGDRVKYLKEGMEANVVRWGDQVLEVELPNSVVLEVVQTDPGVKGDTATGGSKPATLETGAIVMVPLFITQGERIRIDTRNDSYLGRE; encoded by the coding sequence ATGATCTCCAGTAACGACTTTCGACCTGGTGTCTCAATTGTTTTAGATGGATCTGTATGGCGGGTAGTGGAATTCCTCCACGTCAAGCCAGGCAAAGGTTCCGCCTTTGTGCGGACAAAATTGAAAAATGTTCAGAGTGGGAGCGTAGTAGAAAGAACGTTCCGAGCCGGGGAAACTGTACCGCAAGCTACTCTAGAAAAAAGCACGATGCAGCATACCTATAAAGAGGGTGATGAATACGTCTTTATGGATATGGAAACCTACGAAGAAGGTAGATTGAGTGCAGCCCAGATTGGCGATCGCGTTAAATATCTTAAAGAAGGTATGGAAGCTAACGTCGTTCGTTGGGGCGATCAAGTACTAGAAGTAGAACTGCCTAACTCTGTGGTGTTAGAAGTAGTACAGACAGATCCTGGCGTCAAAGGCGATACTGCAACAGGAGGCAGTAAACCTGCAACCCTAGAAACTGGTGCTATTGTGATGGTTCCTCTGTTTATCACCCAGGGAGAACGTATTCGCATTGATACTCGTAACGATTCGTACTTGGGCAGGGAATAA
- a CDS encoding VWA domain-containing protein has product MLENRDYTLIIDKSGSMATPDQKGGRTRWITSQESTFALASKCEQLDPDGITVYVFSGRFKRYENVTSSKVSQIFQENDPAGSTDLAGVLKHATDSYFERKAAGQTKPNGETILVVTDGEPDDRKAVMKVIIEASRRMERDEELAISFIQVGTDQQATRFLKVLDDELQGAGAKFDICDTVTMEDMEDMSLSEVLLNAIND; this is encoded by the coding sequence ATGCTGGAAAATCGTGATTATACGCTAATTATCGATAAAAGTGGCAGCATGGCAACACCAGATCAAAAAGGTGGTAGAACCAGATGGATCACATCTCAAGAATCAACCTTTGCATTGGCAAGTAAATGTGAGCAATTAGATCCAGATGGGATTACTGTGTACGTTTTCTCTGGTAGATTCAAGCGCTATGAAAATGTGACATCAAGTAAAGTTTCACAAATTTTCCAAGAAAATGATCCTGCTGGTAGCACAGATTTGGCTGGAGTATTGAAACATGCAACTGATAGCTATTTTGAACGTAAAGCTGCTGGTCAAACTAAGCCAAATGGTGAAACTATATTAGTCGTTACTGATGGTGAGCCAGATGACCGTAAAGCAGTCATGAAAGTGATAATTGAAGCTTCTCGCCGTATGGAGCGTGATGAAGAGTTAGCTATTTCTTTTATTCAAGTTGGTACAGATCAACAAGCTACTCGCTTTTTGAAAGTATTAGACGATGAGCTACAAGGTGCTGGTGCAAAATTTGATATTTGTGACACCGTAACTATGGAAGATATGGAAGACATGAGTTTATCAGAAGTATTACTCAATGCAATTAATGATTAA
- a CDS encoding VWA domain-containing protein, giving the protein MMSDRDYTLIIDKSGSMSTPDQVGGKSRWEIAQESTLALARKCEQFDPDGITIYVFSGRFKRYDDVTSAKVEQIFRENDPAGTTNLAGVLQDATNNYFQRKAAGKTKPNGETILVITDGEPDDRKAVFEVIINATQKMERDEELGISLIQVGSDSQATKFLKALDDQMQNVGAKFDICDTVTLDDMEEMSLSEILMNAVTD; this is encoded by the coding sequence ATGATGAGCGATCGCGACTACACTCTAATCATCGATAAAAGCGGTAGTATGTCCACTCCCGACCAAGTGGGTGGTAAAAGTAGATGGGAGATTGCTCAAGAGTCTACTCTTGCCCTAGCAAGAAAATGTGAACAATTTGACCCTGATGGTATTACTATCTACGTATTTTCTGGTAGATTCAAACGCTACGATGATGTAACTTCAGCTAAAGTAGAACAAATATTTCGCGAAAATGATCCTGCTGGCACAACAAATTTGGCAGGTGTACTGCAAGATGCTACTAATAATTACTTCCAACGCAAAGCTGCTGGTAAAACTAAGCCAAATGGCGAAACAATTTTAGTAATTACCGATGGTGAACCTGATGATCGCAAGGCAGTATTTGAAGTCATCATTAATGCAACTCAAAAAATGGAACGTGATGAAGAATTGGGAATTTCACTTATTCAAGTAGGTTCTGATTCTCAAGCAACTAAGTTTCTCAAAGCTTTAGATGACCAAATGCAAAATGTTGGTGCAAAGTTTGATATCTGCGATACGGTAACTCTCGATGATATGGAAGAGATGAGCCTTTCAGAAATATTAATGAATGCGGTAACTGATTAA
- a CDS encoding phosphodiester glycosidase family protein, which produces MKQYLLSAGTSLLLLPLILYSSLHFLRPPQTEKEQVLFRGIVYKRYARFTPRPIIIHIVSVDLTVPGVKPLVTPGMPLGSDRETSASTTSEFLREFKLQLAVNGSYFHHFEEKAPWHYYPRSGDPSHPLGEVISNGYRYSKTEGGWRVLCFSQSNRAQIFDSGKCPMDTIQAIAGSKILIERGKPKVKFLQDSNDKPYPRMAVAIDKEGKKLWLITVDGKQPLYSEGVKISELTDIVMDLGAYTALNLDGGGSTTLVMATRQGAKVLNAPIHTKLPMRERPVANHLGFYANPLDGGNKGK; this is translated from the coding sequence ATGAAACAATATTTGTTAAGTGCTGGTACGAGCCTACTATTGTTACCATTGATACTATATAGTTCATTGCACTTCTTACGCCCACCCCAGACTGAGAAGGAGCAAGTATTGTTTCGTGGCATTGTCTATAAGCGCTATGCGCGTTTTACACCACGTCCCATAATTATCCATATTGTCAGTGTTGACTTAACTGTACCAGGAGTGAAACCTTTGGTTACTCCCGGAATGCCACTTGGCAGTGATAGAGAAACTAGCGCCAGCACAACTTCAGAATTTTTGCGTGAATTTAAACTCCAATTGGCAGTTAATGGTAGCTACTTCCATCATTTTGAGGAAAAAGCTCCTTGGCATTACTATCCTCGCAGTGGTGATCCTTCTCATCCTCTGGGTGAAGTTATCTCTAATGGATATCGCTATTCTAAAACAGAGGGTGGCTGGCGAGTTTTGTGTTTTTCTCAAAGCAACCGCGCCCAAATTTTCGATAGTGGCAAGTGTCCCATGGATACAATCCAAGCTATTGCAGGTAGTAAAATTTTGATTGAGCGCGGTAAGCCGAAAGTCAAGTTTCTCCAAGACTCCAATGACAAACCCTATCCGCGTATGGCTGTAGCTATAGATAAAGAAGGTAAAAAACTCTGGCTAATTACCGTTGATGGCAAACAGCCCCTTTACAGTGAAGGAGTAAAGATAAGCGAATTGACTGATATTGTTATGGATCTAGGTGCATATACAGCACTCAACCTAGATGGCGGTGGTTCGACTACGCTAGTGATGGCAACCAGGCAGGGAGCAAAAGTGTTAAATGCTCCAATACATACTAAATTACCTATGCGCGAGCGTCCAGTTGCTAATCATTTGGGTTTTTATGCTAATCCTCTGGATGGAGGAAACAAGGGAAAGTGA
- a CDS encoding GxxExxY protein translates to MNSLKYAEITQKVIGASFEVHKFLGNGFQEVIYQRALAYEMRQAKLEFAREIEQHIYYKNLPKPIGTRRADFVVENKILVELKAVIQLEDVHLAQALNYLKAYRLEVGLLINFGSKSLTFKRLVM, encoded by the coding sequence ATGAATAGCCTAAAATATGCCGAAATCACCCAAAAAGTTATCGGAGCTTCCTTTGAAGTCCATAAATTTTTAGGTAACGGCTTCCAAGAAGTCATCTACCAACGTGCCTTAGCCTACGAGATGCGTCAAGCAAAACTAGAATTTGCCCGCGAAATAGAACAACATATTTACTATAAAAACTTACCCAAACCTATCGGTACACGTAGAGCCGACTTTGTAGTTGAAAACAAAATTCTTGTAGAACTAAAAGCTGTCATTCAACTAGAAGATGTCCACTTAGCCCAAGCCCTCAACTATTTAAAAGCCTATAGATTAGAAGTTGGATTACTGATAAACTTTGGTAGCAAAAGCCTAACTTTCAAAAGGCTTGTAATGTAG
- a CDS encoding pentapeptide repeat-containing protein, with product MKNQSPLNFAHQNLRNRSFRGQNLIGADFSGSDIRGCDFSYALLQGANFKQVKAGQTFGHLIFIASVAVLVAIATFHAISQLIFSAVGVTPDEPAWIYTLALFFSLHLAGVSSAIRGMTHNRYIIKCIATAVSGATSAALLVLFYLHGNAATLKNPQSAVMTLVFVAIVMAIVGFYSTKGLVAVGIGVAGAVAAYGFTFLLVGVASAYLSTQNFVWGLFWSVMALGAIALLIISLKQSFKDMTSSFATSFRGADLTNANFEGAKLGNTDFSGAESRHP from the coding sequence ATGAAAAATCAAAGTCCTCTCAATTTTGCTCATCAAAATTTGCGAAATCGTTCGTTTCGGGGACAAAACTTGATTGGTGCAGATTTTAGCGGTTCAGATATTCGAGGTTGTGATTTTAGTTATGCCTTATTGCAGGGAGCTAATTTCAAACAAGTTAAGGCTGGTCAAACTTTTGGGCATTTAATTTTTATAGCATCTGTTGCAGTGCTTGTGGCGATCGCAACATTTCACGCTATTAGCCAACTGATTTTTAGTGCTGTTGGTGTTACTCCAGACGAACCAGCTTGGATTTATACTCTGGCTTTGTTCTTCAGTTTACATTTGGCAGGAGTGAGTTCGGCAATTAGAGGCATGACTCACAACAGATATATCATCAAGTGCATTGCTACAGCAGTTTCGGGGGCAACATCAGCAGCATTACTGGTTTTATTTTATTTGCACGGAAATGCTGCAACGCTGAAGAATCCACAAAGTGCGGTTATGACGTTGGTTTTTGTTGCGATAGTAATGGCTATTGTGGGTTTTTACTCTACTAAAGGATTAGTAGCTGTTGGCATTGGAGTTGCAGGTGCAGTAGCGGCATACGGATTTACTTTTTTACTTGTGGGGGTAGCGAGCGCTTACCTTAGCACTCAAAACTTTGTTTGGGGATTGTTTTGGAGTGTTATGGCTTTAGGAGCGATCGCGCTGTTAATAATTTCCCTAAAGCAGTCTTTTAAAGATATGACAAGCTCTTTTGCGACATCTTTTCGCGGTGCTGACTTGACAAATGCTAATTTTGAAGGTGCCAAACTTGGGAATACAGATTTTTCTGGTGCAGAAAGCCGACACCCTTAA